The sequence AGAACAGCGGCGCCTTGTCATCGTAGGCAAAGGGCGCCACCCGCGGCATCCACTCCGAAATCTTCGAAAGCTGGCGCTTGTCCACGTCCAGCCACGCTTTCTGGAAGTCCTTCGAGTGCTGCTGCCACGAGGCCTCCCGGCTCAGCTCTTCCAAGGGAGATCCGGCCACCGATTGGCCGGCGAGGAAACGGGCCTGCATGTCGGGAGCGGCGGGCTCGGCCATGGCCCAGGGAGCAACCAGCAACACCAGCGCGGCGATGAACGGCTTCATGCGCGGCGTTGTAGCGGGCCCCTTGGAATTTAACAGTCCGGAATGAAAACCCATTGCGCCACAAGGCCGGCAGCGCGGAAAAGCCGGGCGAAGTTGTGGAAAAAGCATGCAATCGCCCATGCCGGAAGATACAACATGACCACTCCAAGTCACCCCCATGACCCTGGTGCGACATTCTCTGAACCCGCGAACCGCCGAGGCCTCCGACGCGCCCGCCATCCTCACCTGCCAGCGCGAGGCGCTCCGGCATCTGGCGCGCACCTCCTACGCCGGATGCCGCCTGATGGAATGGGCGGATCGACTCACCGAAAGCGACCTGCTCGCGGCGATCGAGCGGCACCAGGTCCACGTCCTGGAGGATGAAGAGAGCATCGCCGCCTTCGCCGAACTCGACGAGAGCGATGGCCACATTCCCGCCCTCTTCGTGCACCCGCGGGCCTTCCGGCGCGGCTTCGGCACCGCCTTGATGGAGACCATGCAGCGCCATGCCGATGGCCTCGGCCTCCGCGAACTGACGGTTTCCGCCGCCACCGATGCCGTGCCGTTCTATGAACGCCAAGGCTTCACCGCCGCCCCGGAACGGCTGATCCATTTCCCGGACGGCATCTCGCTGACCTATATTCCGATGCGGAAGGAACTCGCCCGCGCGCCTTACAGCGCGGCGTTCATGCCGGTGACCGGCGCGCCTTGGTTCGCTTGGTCCCCCTTCGGATTGAGCTTCTTCCCGAGCGCTTCCTTCGCCTGGACATCCCGCAGCCCGCTGCACTCCAGCGTGAGAAGCGTCACGTAATCCTCCTGCTTCGGCAGGATCATGTAGATGCCGGTGTCGTCCTTCGGCACGCCCACCTGGCGATCGAGGATCCGCACCAGGCCGGACTCTGCCTCCGGCTTGCGGGCGTAAATCTGCACGTGGGTGGGGACCAGCATCTCATTGCCGGTGAAGCGTCCCTCGAGGCTCCAGCGCTTGCCAGGCGCGAGCTGGATCTTCTTCTCCCCGGCCACGATGCCGAGCTCGCGGCTGGTGAGGTTCACGAAGATCCCGCTGCCATTCCGGAGGTCCGAGGAGGAGAACCAGAACGGAGTCACCTTGTAGCCACCTGCACTGGGAGCGAGTACCAGCAGCCCCTTCTCCACGCCCGTGGGGATCTGCGTGGAGACCACCGGCACGCGGGTCTTCTTGTCGTCGTTGGTGACACGGAAAAACGCCACCTCGGCCCCGGCCTTGCAGGGGTAGGTGATCGACTGCCTTCCTTCCACCAGCTCGACCGGGATGGCCACGCCGTCCACATCGATGTTCAGATCGGACACGGCGGAAAGACCGCGGCCGTTGGCATTCATTTCCGGAGGCGTGAGGTAAACGCTGAACTCCGCCGCCCACAGAGGCAGGACGGAAAAGGCGAGGGCAACAAGGGTACGGTACATGACGTGCAATGATTGGAATGAAACAAACGGATCAGATGTCGCGGCTGTTCAGCCAGCGGGTGGAGACGATCTGGAAGGCACGGCCGAAAAGCCGGGCCGGAGAACCCACGGCAAGCGAGGCATACTCGGTGCGGGCGTCCACGGTGTCATCGAGGTAGCCGGGCATGCGCTGGACCGTCGTCTCCAGCATGGCAACCGCCTCCACCTTGCCATTGGCATCGAGCGCCTCGCCACGACTGCGGATCACGAAAGTATCCGAGCGGGCGGAGATCGCGCCGCCGAGGCGGGTCAGCAGATCCGCCTGGGTGAGATACCCCGGCGCGCAGGCGGCGATGTCCCCGGCGAAGGCCTTGGTTTCATACAGGCTGTCGACGTTCCCCTCCGCGATGACCCGGTTGCCCGAGGTGCCACGCAGCTTGGCGTTGATACTGGTCGCGTCGATGGCCGCCTGCAGCGCGCCTTTCACCCGCTGTTCGATCGGCGCGCCGTCGTTCACGGAGCGGTTGACGAAATCGGCCAGCGAGGTCGCCGGACCGCGCGCCTTGATCTGCTCGACGATCTGCACGGAAAGCTGACGGATCTCGTCCGGCTTCAAGCCACGGAATCCGGTATACTGGCTCTGCCCATCCTCCGCCGTGGTGGCGGTCACCTCTCCGCTGGGAGACGTCAGCACGCGGGCGTAGGCAGCGCTTGGAACATTCTGCCCGGCGATGGTGAGATCACAGGTGCTCGCCAGGAACGCAGCCCAGGCTTCGGGATCGGTCGAATTGATGTTGAACGCACCATCCAGCAGCAGCCCGGCGGCATTGCCGCGGAAACCGTCCTCGCCTTCCTTCAACGGCGTGGGCGACAGCGCTTCAAAGCGGCTGTTCCACGAGGTCCCTCCCGCCTTACGGGCCGAGAAGAACAGACCGTCCCATAAATTACGATTCAAGTAGTAGGACAGGTCGTGCTGGGTGGATTTGTAGGTGTTCCCATCGTCCACCACCGTGAGGTCCTGGTAGCGACCCTGGTTCTGGGTGACCTTGAGACGCGGATCGGCGTACGAGTTTCCTATCGGATAGGCCGGGTGAAGATTGTCGGCGAACCAGTCCTCGGTGGAATGACGCTTCACCCGCACCTCGGTGTCGTAACCCGGCCCATCCTCGATCCAGAGGTTGGCGTGGGTCAACTGGCCGAGCGAGAAGAAGTAACGCTCCGGCGCCCCCGTCGCCGGGGACTGGAACAGGACGCACTTGTCCGGCCCGCCGATATCGGAAAACCCGATCGATTTGTTCAGGTAGAGCGCCTCCGGGGTCACGGAGGAAAGCTGTGCCACCAGACCGCCGAGCAGGTTGCCCGGGGAGCCCAGGCCATTTGCGCCCCCGCCCTGTCCGTTCGCCGTGCCATTCACGGTCACCGAATTCTGCGACCCCGTGAAATCCCCGATGACCACCGGAGGATTCGATGTCGGCAACGTGCCCGACTTCTTGTTCGCCTCGGACGGCCAGCAGCCGACCGTGGGCGAGCGCGGGTTGAAATTCGCGAGCCACTTCGCGTCCTTGGTGCGGCTGCCCGCGGCGTTGTAGATGACATTGTTGCCGTCGCCATCGTTCTGCGCCTGCTTCAGCGTGAAACGACGGGCCCACAGCTCGTTCGCTCCGGTGCTGATGAACAGCGGATACGTGCGCGGATCGGGATTGATGTAGAACGGGCTGCCGCTGGACGGACGCTGGAAACCGGTGGTGTCGGTGTTGACGTTGCGAATGTTCACCAGCGGCGCTTCCGGGTCGGCCTGGCCGGTGGCGGGGCGCTCGCGACGGCCCTCGAACAACTTCACGTTCCAAGTCGTGAACGGATGCGGGACCACTTGGAAGAAACGACCGGACGCGCTGACCGAGTCGAACACCTGGATGTCACCGGCGTAGTTCGCGCCAGTGCCGCCGAAGGCGCGGCCACCCTGCCAATTGAGCGTGTTCTGGCGGGCCGGCGGGACGTCCCGGATCGTCAGCATCATGTCCCAGAAGGAATAGCCCGGGAATCCGCTGTTCGTGACATCAGCCAGTTCACCGAGTATCCAGCCACTGCCGCTGGAATTCGTCACCACGGTCTTGGCACCCATGTCGGCCGCGGGCGAACCCGACGCACGATAGGCCACGTAGGTCCCGTCGAGATCGAGGAAGCGGTTTTGATTGAGGGCGAACACCTTCGTTTCACCCGGCTGCAAGGTGTGGGCGGGGATGAAGTAGCGGTGCTCGTAACGCATCGTCTTCGGCGGACGCGCCTTCGCGTTGAACGTCCCCCACAGGATCACATCCTGATAGGACTCGTCGCCCCCCGCGGAGGCCTGCTGGGCGTTGCCGTTCGCCACCGAAACGGTCAGGCCGTTGGGCGCATTGAGCGGACGATCGTAAGGATTCCACAACTTCACCACCGGCGACATGTGGAAGGTCATCACGTAGTTCGGCTGGCCGCCGGCACCATTGTTGTACCAACCCGGCGGCAGATTCGGATTCGGCGCGGCGGAGGGCGCGAAGCCGTTGGTATTGGAAATGCCATACATCTCCGTCACCCCGGCGATCACCGGATAATAGCCTTCCTGATCCTTCGTCTGGCGCTTCACCGTAAGGGTGGTGGCAGGCCCGGATTGGTAATATTGGCGAAGTTGCTCCCAATAAGGACCGCCCGGATCGCTTCCGCCCGTGGTCACCGGCTCGTAGACCTTCTCGCCGAGGAGGGTTTCCATCGACGAGCGGCTGCCCGCCAGCGCCACGCTGAGGTCCCGGCGCAAGCGTCCACGGGTGGTGTCCGTCAGCACCCCACGGTGCACGGCGGCCACGGAGCGGCTTCCACCGCGTGATTTCTCGGGCACGGAAGTGACCAATTCACTGGTGCCGGTGGACGCCAGCCGGTCCCATAGCGGCGAATCCTTTCCTGGAGCACTTTCCAAGCCGGTGATCTTCCGCGGATCCATGCGGTCCGGCGACAGGGCCGCCAGGGCGGTATCCTGCTGGCGGGGCAATCCGAGCGAGGCCTTGGTGCCCACATCCTCCACCCACCAGGCGTATCGCCCCGGATTGGCCCCGGTGGACACCGTCACGGCACCTGCCTTGACCTCCGGAGACGCGGTGCCATTGCTCCGCACCACGGTCAGCCCCTGCCCGGTGATCCCGGAGCCGGCGGACTCCACCGTCGAAGTCACCGTGGGCTCCCCGGACACCAGCCAGCCGCTGAACTCGCGCTTGATCTTTTCCTTCGGGCTTTCCGCGGGATTGAAGGATGCGTCCTCCGTCCGCTTCAGAACCACGGTGGCGTTCTTCCAATCCCCATGCACCGTTGGCACGGCCGGTTGGAGCGCGGACGCCGGAGCGCTCACCCGCTGGTCGGGACCAAGCTGCTTCTGAAGTTCGCCCAGTGCCATCATCATCGCCAGGCGCGCGTTGGCGCGGGCCGTGGACATGGCGGATTCCCGGGCCGCAGCCCGGAGCGTGATCGAAGAAAGGCCCAGCAGACCGAGCGCGATGGTAGCCAGAAGCACCATCATCAGCAGGGTGATGATGAGGCTGAAGCCGCGGGTGCGGCGAAAACGAGCCGGACGTTGGTTTAAGACTTTCATTGGAACGGGCATGCATGCATCCATCGCTCCGGACACGAGCGCCGTATGAAAACGGAACCGGGCATCGGTGATGGCGAACCAAAGTCCAGCCAAACGGCCCTGTTCTCAAGCGGCCCACGGTGGTCTTGCGTTCCAACCAGTTATGGAAACTCGGCATGCAATACGCTCATCTCCATGACGCATCAATCGACACATCATTCATGACTCCGTCCGCTGTCTCCGTTCGCATCCTGACCCCGGACGACGCGGCGCTTTACCGGGCGGTGCGGCTGCAATCCCTTTGGGAGCAACCTCCCGCGTTCAGCGCGCAACCGGTCGACGAGCCCACCCTCGAGGAAATGGCCACCCACCTCCGTGCCGACCGCGACGAGTGCTTTTTCGGCTCCTTCTCCGGACGTGAGCTCTGTGGCATCCTGCGACTGTCCCGTTACTCGCCGGAAAACGAGAAACACCGCGCCTTTCTCAGCGGCCTCTTCGTCGTCCAGAAACACCGTCACCAGGGACACGCCCGGGCCCTGGTCGCCGCCGCGTTGGAACGGGCGAAGTCGGACCCTGGCCTGCGCCGTGTCAACCTGGCGGTCGTCACCGCCCAAAAGGCAGCCCTCCAGCTTTTCGACAGCCTCGGCTTCCAATCCCGTGGCACCGAACCCGAGGCATTCTCCAATGCCGGGGTCTACTACGACGAACACCTGATGACGCTGGATCTCACCGGCGGACGCGGCGGCTTCCTCGGCACCGCGAATGCCTGGTGGGCCGCCTACTTCGGCTGCCGCCCCTCCGAACTGCTGGCGGACGCCCTCACCCTCATCCCGGATGAGAACGCTCCGGAGGAAACCACCATCCTCTTCCGCGATGGCGCGGCCATCGCCCGCGTCCATCCCACCCGCCGCACCGAGTTCCGCCGTCTCCTCGCCGTTGGCTCGCCAGCCAAAGCCGCCGAAGCGCTCACCGCCGCCGGTTACGAGGTTTCCGGTCCGTTTTTCCTCGGCTACACCAAGTCCGCGCCGCGCTCCCGCCACCGCGCCCGCGCGCTCGACCATCACGACGACGACCGCCTGACCTCGTTCAAGCGCGCATGCCCGCACGATGAATGGCTCCGCGGCGGCTGCGATGACGGCCACCTGCCGCGCTCGGGCGTTTTCACCGATGGTCTGCTGGTGTCGATGGCCACCGCCGACCCCTCCGACGAAGCCATCGCGCCGCTGCGCCTGATCACCGATCCGGACTACCGCGCCCGTGGCTACGGTCGCAGCGCCCTGGCCCACGCCATGAGCCGCGTGCTCAAGGACGGCCAGATCCCACAAGTCACTATCCCGGAAAACGACCCTGCCGCGATGAGGCTCGCCGAAGTGCTCGGCTTCGTCCGCTATGCCACCGTCCTCACGGTGAAGGCACGCTGAAGGAATCAGCCAGCCCCGCCTGCCCTTCCTGACCTGCTTGGGGCGCATTCCACACAGGGATGCCGTCGGCACGGTGCCGCCGTTTCCATTCATCCGGTTCCACCGCTTCCCTGAATCCCAGCCATCGGGCGAGACACCAGCTGACCCGTATTTGGCATGACTCTTGCCTGATCCATAGGCAAAGAACACCGCTCACGTACGCGGTTTCACGTATATCCCGAACCAGCGGTTCGAGTTATGGCCGAAATTGCTGCCAATGTTTACCCAAACGCTCGTTTAGCATTCGCTCCCACGCGATCACGTAAACGCGTTAAGGGCGTGTAAAACCGGTAGTTTCAAGGCCTGCCGCGGAGTAAGATCCGTGTGAAATTTTCAAGAAGCCGGTTAAATCGCTTCCCCTCACCCATATCATTCCTGTAACCCATCGCGCATTAAATGCATGTCACACCATAATGGTTAGACATGCCATTTTAACCTCGTTCATCCCTGGCAAATCCCCTTGTCGCCATGAATCTCCCTGCTGCGTCCCCTACTCTCCGGTTCTTCTGCGAGGAACCCTTCCAGCGGTTCGCCCGGATCGAGGGCATCGCGTCCGTCGAGCCGGATGGCATCCGCTTCGAATACGCCATGACCGAAAGCGTGGCCCCCACGCCGAAGGGCTCGGTGTCGAAGCTGCTGCCCTTCACCGACATCGCCTCGATCGAGCTACGCCACCACTGGATTTCCGCCAGCAAGCTCCGGTTCCGCGCCCGCAGCCTGAAGGCGGTGGAATCCTACCCCACCACCGATCCCTGCGCGTTCGAGATCGAGATCAGCCAGACCCGGAAGCAGGAAGCGGAGAGCTTCGTGGCGGCCGCGAACATCCGGCTCGAAACGTTCATCCGCGGCAGCCTGGCCGCGGCGGCCAACGGCCCGCAGGGTTGACAAACCCTGCGAACGGGCGGATAGCTGCGGCGCGGAAGCTCCTTTCCGCCCGGACGAGGCACGCCGTACCCGGTCAAGACAAGACGACGTTCGAACCACGAACACTCGTACTGTCATGTCACCATGGGTCACCCTCGTTTTCGCCGGCATTCTTGAAACCTGCTGGGCGATGAGCCTGAAGGCCACCGCCGGTTTCACCCGCCCCGGCCCCACCACCTTCTTCCTGGTCACGCTCGCGGGCAGCATGGTCCTGCTTTCCGCGGCGGTGAAACAGCTCCCGATGGGCACCGCCTACGCCGTGTGGGTCGGCATTGGCGCCACCGGCGCGGCCATCGCCTCGATTTTCCTCTATCAGGAGCCGATGTCCCTGCTCCGCGCGCTGTTCCTGGCGCTGCTGGTCGGATCGATCATGGGCCTGAAAG comes from Luteolibacter sp. LG18 and encodes:
- a CDS encoding GNAT family N-acetyltransferase produces the protein MTLVRHSLNPRTAEASDAPAILTCQREALRHLARTSYAGCRLMEWADRLTESDLLAAIERHQVHVLEDEESIAAFAELDESDGHIPALFVHPRAFRRGFGTALMETMQRHADGLGLRELTVSAATDAVPFYERQGFTAAPERLIHFPDGISLTYIPMRKELARAPYSAAFMPVTGAPWFAWSPFGLSFFPSASFAWTSRSPLHSSVRSVT
- a CDS encoding GNAT family N-acetyltransferase, whose translation is MTPSAVSVRILTPDDAALYRAVRLQSLWEQPPAFSAQPVDEPTLEEMATHLRADRDECFFGSFSGRELCGILRLSRYSPENEKHRAFLSGLFVVQKHRHQGHARALVAAALERAKSDPGLRRVNLAVVTAQKAALQLFDSLGFQSRGTEPEAFSNAGVYYDEHLMTLDLTGGRGGFLGTANAWWAAYFGCRPSELLADALTLIPDENAPEETTILFRDGAAIARVHPTRRTEFRRLLAVGSPAKAAEALTAAGYEVSGPFFLGYTKSAPRSRHRARALDHHDDDRLTSFKRACPHDEWLRGGCDDGHLPRSGVFTDGLLVSMATADPSDEAIAPLRLITDPDYRARGYGRSALAHAMSRVLKDGQIPQVTIPENDPAAMRLAEVLGFVRYATVLTVKAR
- a CDS encoding multidrug efflux SMR transporter, translating into MSPWVTLVFAGILETCWAMSLKATAGFTRPGPTTFFLVTLAGSMVLLSAAVKQLPMGTAYAVWVGIGATGAAIASIFLYQEPMSLLRALFLALLVGSIMGLKATAQH